A region of the Porphyrobacter sp. YT40 genome:
GAAGTTCGTCCGGATCGGAGGGTAAATCAAGGTCGGCGGGAGACACGAACAGCGGATAACATGATGGGCGATCTTGACCAAGCCGAAGGCAGGAAAACCGCGCCCGATTCGTTAGATATGCACAGGCCGTTTGGGCGGCTTTGGCGCCACCGTCCGCCGCCAATCCATAGCCTCCAGAAGCAGCGAAAACTGCGCCGGTGTCAGCACCACACCCCCATCGACCAGCGGCGGCCACACGAAGCGATGGCGCTCGAGCCGCTTGGCGAAAAGGCACAGGCCGGTGCCGTCCCAGATTAGCGCCTTGAGGTAGTTGCCGCGCTTGCTGCGGAACAGGAAAACGTGCCCACTGTAAGGGTCGAGCCTGAAGACTTCGCTGGCAAGCACGCTCAGGCCCGCAAAGCCCTTGCGCATATCGACCGGCTTGCTGGCGAGATAGACCTTGGTGCCCGGCGGCAGGCTCAGCATGGCACGGCCTTCAACGCGCGCAGAACCCGGGCGAGCGCCTTCTCGTTGACGAAGCTGTCGACGGTCAAGCGCGCTCCGTTGGCGAGCTCGATGGCAATCGTGCCTGCTCGTGGCGGCTCGGTCGGCGGAGAAGCCGCTACACCGGCCACCAAAGGGCCGACCGACGGCTCTGGCCCCTCAGGGATGATCGCGGGAGCCGAAGTGTCCGCTGTGGCCTCGACGAACTGGCCGCATGGGATAAACTCCAGCGCCTTCCTTGCAATCGCTTGAGCTTCGCGCCGGTTGGCACGCCAGTTTTAGATCAAACTCTTGGCGATGCCATGCCTGCGCGCGACCGACGTGACCCTGACATCGGGGCGCAAGCTCTCCGCGACGATTGCGGCCTTCTCCGCATCAGAATAGCGCCGCCGCCGCTCCGTCCGCACAATCACGCCGCCACCGTCGGACACAGGATCTCCTTCTGGAGTCCAGAAAGAACTCCCTTCAGGAACCGTCCTTCATCGCTCAGCGGCAACCCCGCAACTCGTGGTTGGCCGGACGCTTACGAAACGTCCGCAATTGGGTGTATTGTGTTGAAAAAGTCTGCCGCGCGTTTTGGTCAGCAATAATCGAATCTTGATGGGCCGTTCGACGCAGCAGTGATTCAAGCGGCAAGACTGATCTGAATCATTATTGCCAAAAACTGACCGCTGGGTCGTCAGCTTCGACATTTTCAACACAATAG
Encoded here:
- the tnpB gene encoding IS66 family insertion sequence element accessory protein TnpB (TnpB, as the term is used for proteins encoded by IS66 family insertion elements, is considered an accessory protein, since TnpC, encoded by a neighboring gene, is a DDE family transposase.), with the protein product MLSLPPGTKVYLASKPVDMRKGFAGLSVLASEVFRLDPYSGHVFLFRSKRGNYLKALIWDGTGLCLFAKRLERHRFVWPPLVDGGVVLTPAQFSLLLEAMDWRRTVAPKPPKRPVHI